A single genomic interval of Camelina sativa cultivar DH55 chromosome 11, Cs, whole genome shotgun sequence harbors:
- the LOC104726538 gene encoding uncharacterized serine-rich protein C215.13-like — MDDETLWKVSKKDFISETTHFSSKHHVFTRSFSTKASSSSSKPVVFTRSFSTKPTSYSSSSEPTFRRSFSAKPTPSKSPFLSRSGSTKCQADGTSSTTSSASKCSISRSLSQKGASVTRKCRNMAKEHKSRFYIMKRCVSMLVCWHKHA; from the coding sequence ATGGATGATGAGACGTTGTGGAAAGTTTCCAAGAAAGATTTCATCTCCGAAACCACTCATTTCTCTTCAAAACATCATGTTTTCACACGAAGCTTCTCaacaaaagcttcttcttcttcttcaaaacccGTAGTATTCACACGAAGTTTCTCAACTAAACCCACTTCgtattcttcatcatcagagcCCACCTTTAGACGTAGTTTCTCTGCAAAACCGACTCCTTCGAAATCTCCGTTTCTGTCTAGAAGCGGTTCAACGAAATGCCAAGCTGATGGTACATCTTCCACTACTTCTTCTGCTTCCAAGTGTTCCATCTCTCGGAGCTTGTCTCAGAAAGGAGCTTCGGTGACCCGAAAGTGTCGTAATATGGCCAAGGAGCACAAGTCTCGGTTTTACATCATGAAACGCTGCGTTTCAATGCTCGTTTGTTGGCACAAACATGCCTGA
- the LOC104726539 gene encoding zinc transporter 2-like — MALSSSKTLKSTLFFFSILCLCFSLILSHGGIDDGDEEEPTNQPPPVTGTTTVVNLRSKSLVLVKIYCIIILFFSTFLAGISPYFYRWNESFLLLGTQFSGGIFLATALIHFLSDANETFRGLKHKEYPYAFMLAAAGYCLTMLADVAVSFVAAGSNNHHGGAGAGESRVDDDDDDAAVKEEGHREIRSTGVDVNQVILRTTGFGDTALLIFALCFHSIFEGIAIGLSETKSDAWRNLWTISLHKVFAAVAMGIALLKLIPKRPFFLTVVYSLAFGISSPIGVGIGIGINATSQGAAGDWTYAISMSLACGVFVYVAVNHLISKGYKPREKCYFDKPVYKFLAVFLGVALLSFVMIWD; from the exons ATGGCTTTGTCttcttccaaaaccctaaagtcaactctctttttcttttctattctcTGCCTCTGCTTCTCCTTGATCCTTTCTCACGGTGGCATAGACgacggagacgaagaagagccAACCAACCAACCACCTCCGGTAACCGGAACAACCACCGTCGTGAATCTCCGATCGAAAAGCTTGGTGCTTGTAAAGATCTATTGTATTATAATACTCTTCTTTAGCACATTCTTAGCCGGTATCTCACCTTACTTTTACCGATGGAACGAGTCATTTCTCCTCCTCGGAACTCAATTCTCCGGTGGGATATTCCTCGCGACCGCTCTGATCCATTTCCTCAGCGACGCTAACGAGACTTTTAGAGGGTTAAAACACAAAGAGTATCCTTACGCCTTCATGTTAGCAGCCGCTGGATATTGCCTTACAATGCTCGCAGACGTGGCGGTTTCGTTTGTAGCGGCTGGGAGTAATAACCACCACGGGGGAGCTGGCGCCGGAGAGTCGagggtggatgatgatgatgatgatgcggCAGTGAAAGAGGAAGGCCATCGTGAGATAAGAAGTACTGGTGTGGATGTGAATCAAGTGATTTTGCGGACTACTGGATTTGGAGACACAGCTTTGCTGATTTTTGCACTTTGCTTTCACTCCATCTTCGAGGGAATCGCCATTGGACTCTCAG AAACTAAAAGCGACGCTTGGAGAAACCTATGGACAATATCATTGCATAAGGTCTTCGCAGCTGTAGCAATGGGAATAGCTCTCCTCAAGCTAATCCCCAAACGACCATTCTTCCTCACCGTTGTCTACTCCTTGGCCTTTGGTATATCGAGTCCCATAGGCGTTGGGATTGGCATTGGCATCAATGCCACTAGCCAGGGAGCCGCTGGTGACTGGACCTATGCGATCTCTATGAGCCTTGCGTGCGGAGTTTTCGTTTATGTTGCGGTTAACCATCTCATTTCGAAGGGATACAAGCCTCGTGAGAAATGTTACTTCGACAAGCCAGTCTACAAATTTCTTGCTGTCTTCCTCGGAGTTGCTTTGCTCTCTTTTGTTATGATTTGGGATTGA